From Pelosinus fermentans DSM 17108, the proteins below share one genomic window:
- a CDS encoding xanthine phosphoribosyltransferase: protein MDLLKKRIQSDGQVLNDSLLKVDSFLNQQIDPQLMLKMGEEFAKRFSGESITKILTIESSGIAVSVMAGLILNVPVIFARKKKSVISNDALYCTTVYSFTKRESNNIIVSKKFLQEDDHVLILDDFLANGEAATGLASIVEQANAKVTGIGIVIEKSFQPGAQKLLQAGYRVESLARIASFSNGQVNFL, encoded by the coding sequence ATGGATTTATTAAAAAAAAGGATTCAGTCTGACGGACAAGTTTTAAACGACTCCTTACTCAAAGTTGACTCCTTTTTAAACCAACAAATTGACCCCCAGCTTATGCTGAAAATGGGAGAGGAATTTGCTAAACGCTTTAGCGGAGAATCGATTACGAAAATACTGACGATTGAATCCTCGGGAATCGCCGTATCGGTAATGGCAGGACTCATCCTTAATGTTCCCGTTATTTTCGCTAGAAAGAAAAAATCAGTGATTTCCAATGATGCCTTATACTGTACCACGGTCTATTCCTTTACCAAACGCGAGAGTAACAACATTATTGTCTCTAAAAAATTTCTGCAAGAAGACGATCATGTACTTATTCTCGATGACTTCCTAGCCAACGGAGAAGCTGCCACAGGTTTAGCATCTATTGTGGAGCAAGCAAATGCAAAAGTAACAGGAATAGGCATTGTAATCGAAAAATCATTCCAGCCTGGTGCTCAAAAGTTGCTTCAAGCTGGTTATCGTGTAGAATCCCTAGCTCGAATCGCTTCCTTTTCAAATGGACAAGTCAATTTTCTATAA